In a single window of the Agromyces sp. H17E-10 genome:
- a CDS encoding SDR family oxidoreductase, translating to MKIVVIGGTGLIGSKVVELLAEHGHEAVAASPGSGVNTITGEGVAEALAGADVVVDVSNSPSFADDDVLAFFTTSTNNLIAAEREAGVGHHVALSIVGAERLPSSGYLRAKVAQERLIEESGVPYSIVRATQFFEFAGRIADEATVDGVATLSTGLMQPIAAADVSAAVARVAAGAPLDGTLEIGGPERLGQDEFIRRGLAAKGDPRTVVGDPEAPYFGTKLRGTELVPESAGAQLSTQTFGEWLAAQSAPAAK from the coding sequence ATGAAGATCGTCGTCATCGGAGGAACCGGCCTGATCGGCTCGAAGGTCGTCGAGCTCCTCGCCGAGCACGGCCACGAGGCCGTCGCCGCCTCCCCCGGCTCGGGCGTGAACACCATCACGGGCGAGGGCGTCGCCGAGGCACTCGCCGGGGCCGACGTCGTCGTCGACGTGTCGAACTCGCCGTCGTTCGCCGACGACGACGTGCTCGCGTTCTTCACGACCTCCACGAACAACCTGATCGCCGCCGAACGCGAAGCGGGCGTCGGACACCACGTGGCGCTCTCGATCGTCGGCGCCGAGCGACTGCCGAGCAGCGGCTACCTGCGCGCGAAGGTCGCACAGGAGCGGCTCATCGAGGAGTCGGGCGTGCCCTACTCGATCGTGCGCGCCACCCAGTTCTTCGAGTTCGCCGGCCGCATCGCCGACGAAGCGACCGTCGACGGCGTCGCCACCCTGTCGACCGGCTTGATGCAGCCGATCGCCGCAGCCGACGTCTCGGCCGCGGTCGCTCGCGTCGCCGCTGGTGCTCCGCTCGACGGCACCCTCGAGATCGGCGGGCCCGAGCGGCTCGGGCAGGACGAGTTCATCCGCCGCGGCCTCGCGGCGAAGGGCGACCCGCGCACCGTCGTCGGCGACCCCGAGGCACCGTACTTCGGCACCAAGCTGCGCGGCACCGAGCTCGTGCCCGAGAGCGCCGGCGCGCAGCTGTCGACCCAGACGTTCGGCGAGTGGCTCGCCGCACAGTCGGCACCGGCGGCGAAGTAG
- a CDS encoding ABC-F family ATP-binding cassette domain-containing protein, producing MSLIRLNDVSIEFDGRTVLKEAFLKLKQGDRVALIGKNGTGKSSLLEVVLGRREPSGGTRDVTLGTTIGYFSQFSELDGEQSIAQTLSAHFADVHETQARLDEIGLALAEPMPDDEMTRLLTEQGELFERMDHIGGWTYETTIDTVLTRLGFDDERRNLPVDRLSGGWRNRAALAQILVQAPDVLLLDEPTNFLDLDGVKWIENWLQSFGGAVLVVSHDRQFLDGVVDRIIEIENYRLQEYEGDYSAYVHAKQSRLKMLEKQFAHEEELLAYEQAAASARREAARNPSNAVARRLADIKKRQAPRPIDQIITSIYDGLKVSNDLLTVTGLTKGFGGAPLFEGVSFDLQRGDRVAIIGSNGSGKSTLLDVLTEDAAADAGSVRWAKGARFVSYNRVYAELDLTDTVGHAVNAYPDSLAFTATKKSVGRFLAMLQFSDADLQQKIGNLSGGQKARVAIAQCLLSGAAVIVLDEPTNHLDITSTQVMERALTHFPGAVVVVSHDRFFVDKLADRLLVFEGGGRVVEKPATGAL from the coding sequence GTGAGCCTGATCCGCCTGAACGACGTGAGCATCGAGTTCGACGGGCGCACCGTGCTCAAGGAGGCGTTCCTCAAGCTCAAGCAGGGTGACCGGGTCGCGCTCATCGGCAAGAACGGCACGGGCAAGTCGAGCCTGCTCGAGGTCGTGCTCGGCCGGCGCGAGCCGTCGGGCGGTACCCGCGACGTCACGCTCGGCACGACGATCGGGTACTTCTCGCAGTTCTCCGAGCTCGACGGCGAGCAGAGCATCGCGCAGACGCTGAGCGCCCACTTCGCCGACGTGCACGAGACGCAGGCGCGGCTCGACGAGATCGGGCTCGCGCTCGCCGAACCGATGCCCGACGACGAGATGACCCGCCTGCTCACCGAGCAGGGCGAGCTGTTCGAGCGCATGGACCACATCGGCGGCTGGACCTACGAGACCACGATCGACACCGTGCTCACCCGGCTCGGCTTCGACGACGAGCGCCGCAACCTGCCCGTCGACCGGCTTTCGGGCGGCTGGCGCAACCGGGCTGCGCTCGCGCAGATCCTCGTGCAGGCGCCCGACGTGCTGCTGCTCGACGAGCCCACGAACTTCCTCGACCTCGACGGCGTCAAGTGGATCGAGAACTGGCTGCAGTCGTTCGGGGGCGCCGTGCTCGTCGTCTCGCACGACCGGCAGTTCCTCGACGGCGTCGTCGACCGCATCATCGAGATCGAGAACTACCGCCTGCAGGAGTACGAGGGCGACTACTCGGCCTACGTGCACGCCAAGCAGTCGCGGCTCAAGATGCTCGAGAAGCAGTTCGCCCACGAAGAGGAGCTGCTCGCCTACGAGCAGGCCGCCGCGTCCGCGCGCCGAGAGGCCGCGCGCAACCCGTCGAACGCGGTCGCCCGCCGGCTCGCCGACATCAAGAAGCGGCAGGCGCCCCGCCCGATCGACCAGATCATCACGTCGATCTACGACGGGCTCAAGGTCTCGAACGACCTGCTCACCGTAACGGGCCTCACGAAGGGCTTCGGCGGCGCGCCGCTCTTCGAGGGCGTCTCGTTCGACCTGCAGCGCGGCGACCGGGTCGCGATCATCGGCTCGAACGGCTCGGGCAAGTCGACCCTGCTCGACGTGCTGACCGAGGATGCCGCGGCCGATGCCGGCTCGGTGCGCTGGGCGAAGGGCGCCAGGTTCGTGTCGTACAACCGGGTCTACGCCGAGCTCGACCTCACCGACACGGTGGGCCACGCCGTCAACGCCTACCCCGACTCGCTCGCGTTCACCGCGACGAAGAAGAGCGTCGGGCGGTTCCTCGCGATGCTGCAGTTCTCCGACGCCGACCTGCAGCAGAAGATCGGCAACCTGTCGGGCGGTCAGAAGGCGCGCGTCGCGATCGCGCAGTGCCTGCTCTCTGGCGCTGCGGTGATCGTGCTCGACGAGCCGACCAACCACCTCGACATCACGTCGACCCAGGTCATGGAGCGGGCGCTCACGCACTTCCCGGGCGCGGTCGTCGTGGTGTCGCACGACCGGTTCTTCGTCGACAAGCTCGCCGATCGCCTGCTCGTGTTCGAGGGCGGCGGGCGCGTCGTCGAGAAGCCCGCGACCGGGGCTCTGTAG
- a CDS encoding sigma-70 family RNA polymerase sigma factor family protein → MSPRDPVERLLAALRSGDEVALASCLHRDVRLVVDTGDETGCAMRGRTSVMRELRRRLTSGADASVQASTVNGGPGLIVRGDDDVVVAALAVDTGPDADDVIDALWLSVAPAKLAHWNRHTPSDR, encoded by the coding sequence GTGTCGCCTCGTGACCCGGTCGAGCGGCTGCTCGCGGCGCTTCGCTCGGGCGACGAGGTCGCGCTCGCGAGCTGCCTGCACCGTGACGTGCGACTCGTCGTCGACACCGGCGACGAGACCGGCTGCGCGATGCGTGGGCGAACCTCCGTCATGCGCGAACTGCGCCGGCGGCTGACGAGCGGGGCGGATGCCTCGGTGCAGGCGTCGACCGTGAACGGCGGGCCCGGCCTCATCGTGCGGGGCGACGACGACGTGGTCGTCGCCGCACTCGCTGTCGACACCGGCCCTGACGCCGACGACGTGATCGACGCGCTCTGGCTCTCGGTCGCCCCGGCGAAGCTCGCCCACTGGAACCGGCACACGCCGAGCGACCGCTGA
- a CDS encoding RNA polymerase sigma-70 factor codes for MRADLDDALTAFEAVRGRLFGIAYRMLGSASEAEDIVQDAWLRWQGTDRTVVDDPPAFLATTTTRLAINALQSARARRETYVGPWLPEPVDTSADPTLGAERAEALGFAVLVMLEKLTATERAAYVLREAFAYPYDQISEIVQVSEAAARQLVSRARKHLTGERRREVPPSEQRRLLTAFLAAAKTGDLVALERLLADDVVSYSDGGGVVRASKFPVVGRERVAKFVRAFHTHFWEGVEIVEADTNGQPSVLLSKEGATFAVLTIVTSRDGIDQVLWMMNPHKLGAVTARVAS; via the coding sequence ATGCGAGCGGACCTCGACGACGCGTTGACCGCGTTCGAAGCCGTGCGCGGACGCCTGTTCGGCATCGCCTACCGCATGCTCGGCAGCGCGAGCGAGGCCGAGGACATCGTGCAGGACGCGTGGCTGCGCTGGCAGGGCACCGATCGCACGGTCGTCGACGACCCGCCCGCGTTCCTCGCCACCACGACGACCCGGCTCGCGATCAACGCGCTGCAGTCGGCCCGCGCCCGTCGCGAGACCTACGTCGGCCCGTGGCTGCCCGAACCCGTCGACACGAGCGCCGACCCCACCCTCGGGGCCGAGCGCGCCGAGGCGCTCGGCTTCGCCGTGCTCGTCATGCTCGAGAAGCTCACCGCCACCGAGCGGGCCGCATACGTGCTGCGCGAGGCGTTCGCCTACCCGTACGACCAGATCAGCGAGATCGTGCAGGTCTCCGAGGCGGCGGCGCGCCAGCTGGTCAGCCGCGCCCGGAAGCACCTCACGGGCGAGCGCCGACGCGAGGTGCCGCCGTCGGAACAGCGACGCCTGCTGACCGCGTTCCTCGCGGCGGCGAAGACGGGCGACCTCGTCGCCCTCGAACGGCTGCTCGCCGATGATGTGGTGTCGTACTCCGACGGCGGCGGCGTCGTGCGCGCGTCGAAGTTCCCGGTCGTCGGGCGCGAGCGCGTCGCGAAATTCGTGCGGGCGTTCCACACCCACTTCTGGGAGGGCGTCGAGATCGTCGAGGCCGACACCAACGGCCAGCCGTCGGTGCTGCTCTCGAAGGAGGGAGCCACGTTCGCCGTGCTCACGATCGTCACGAGCCGCGACGGCATCGACCAGGTGCTCTGGATGATGAACCCGCACAAGCTCGGCGCGGTGACTGCCCGTGTCGCCTCGTGA
- a CDS encoding SDR family oxidoreductase has product MRIAVIGGTGLIGTRLVARLRAAGHDVVAASRATGVNSYTGEGLAEALAGAETLVDVSNSDYLDEAAANDFFYGSTLNLLTYGAAAGVAHHVALSVVGTDRLARTEGGYFAAKAAQERLIRQSGRPYSIVHATQFFEFIANIADAGSDHDVVRLSRALFQPMAAEDVAAAVASVAVGPPLGRMVEFAGPEQFHLEQLVRRHLRERSDLRDVKVDPLARYFGTNLEERELLPGPDATLATTRYDDWFRAGGMPNVALEGVG; this is encoded by the coding sequence ATGCGCATCGCAGTGATCGGCGGCACCGGTCTCATCGGCACCCGCCTCGTCGCCCGGCTCCGTGCCGCCGGGCACGACGTCGTCGCAGCCTCGCGCGCGACGGGGGTGAACTCCTACACCGGCGAGGGCCTCGCCGAAGCCCTCGCCGGTGCGGAGACGCTCGTCGACGTGTCGAACTCGGACTACCTCGACGAAGCCGCCGCGAACGACTTCTTCTACGGGTCGACGCTCAACCTGCTGACGTATGGCGCGGCCGCCGGCGTCGCCCACCACGTGGCGCTCTCGGTCGTCGGCACCGACCGGCTGGCTCGCACCGAGGGCGGGTACTTCGCCGCGAAGGCCGCCCAGGAACGACTGATCCGCCAGTCGGGCCGGCCGTACTCGATCGTGCACGCCACCCAGTTCTTCGAGTTCATCGCGAACATCGCCGACGCGGGCAGCGACCACGACGTCGTGCGGCTCTCCCGGGCGCTGTTCCAGCCGATGGCCGCCGAGGACGTGGCTGCCGCGGTGGCCTCGGTGGCCGTCGGCCCGCCGCTCGGGCGGATGGTGGAGTTCGCGGGGCCCGAGCAGTTCCACCTCGAGCAACTCGTGCGCCGGCACCTGCGCGAACGCAGCGACCTGCGCGACGTGAAGGTCGACCCGCTCGCGCGGTACTTCGGCACGAACCTCGAGGAGCGCGAGCTGCTGCCGGGCCCCGACGCCACGCTCGCCACGACGCGCTACGACGACTGGTTCCGCGCCGGCGGCATGCCGAACGTCGCACTCGAGGGCGTCGGCTGA
- a CDS encoding aminoglycoside phosphotransferase family protein encodes MPLHDDELDIDAALVADLLRRQRPVWADLPIVEAGGGTDNRMFRLGDELLARMPRTKDTAGSLRKEREWVPRLAPRLSLRVPTPEFAGSPTPEYPAEWAVVRWIDGAVPDAGNVSDWAEFGADLAGFVRELHAIDLMGATRDGDLSWYRGGSLGDADRWIGGYFDECRPLVGDDLDVDTLERWWREAVAMPDSTAGPVWLHGDLRPGNLLVRDGRLLAVIDFGALSVGAPDAEHAPVWDLPAPARDAYFAAVELDEATWLRARAWAIGVAVSGIAYYWETFPEFVAECRARLRAVLDGAGEH; translated from the coding sequence ATGCCGCTGCACGACGACGAGCTCGACATCGATGCGGCGCTCGTGGCCGACCTCCTGCGCCGGCAGCGTCCCGTGTGGGCCGACCTGCCGATCGTCGAGGCGGGCGGCGGCACCGACAACCGCATGTTCCGCCTCGGCGACGAGCTGCTGGCGCGGATGCCGCGTACGAAGGACACCGCGGGCTCATTGCGCAAGGAACGGGAGTGGGTGCCTCGGCTCGCGCCCAGACTGTCGCTGCGCGTGCCGACTCCCGAGTTCGCGGGGTCGCCGACTCCGGAGTATCCGGCGGAGTGGGCGGTCGTGCGCTGGATCGACGGCGCCGTGCCCGATGCCGGCAACGTCTCGGACTGGGCGGAGTTCGGCGCCGACCTCGCGGGGTTCGTGCGCGAGCTGCACGCGATCGACCTCATGGGTGCGACGCGTGACGGTGACCTCAGCTGGTACCGCGGCGGCAGCCTGGGCGACGCCGACCGGTGGATCGGCGGCTACTTCGACGAGTGTCGTCCACTCGTGGGGGACGACCTCGACGTCGACACGCTCGAGCGCTGGTGGCGCGAGGCCGTCGCCATGCCCGACTCGACCGCCGGCCCGGTGTGGCTGCACGGCGACCTGCGACCGGGCAACCTGCTCGTGCGCGACGGCCGGCTGCTCGCCGTGATCGACTTCGGCGCGCTCTCGGTCGGTGCGCCCGACGCCGAGCACGCGCCCGTGTGGGACCTGCCCGCCCCAGCCCGTGACGCGTACTTCGCGGCGGTGGAGCTCGACGAAGCGACCTGGCTGCGCGCTCGCGCATGGGCGATCGGCGTCGCTGTCTCGGGCATCGCGTACTACTGGGAGACGTTCCCCGAGTTCGTCGCCGAGTGCCGCGCGCGTCTGCGCGCCGTGCTCGACGGTGCGGGTGAGCACTAG
- a CDS encoding dihydrofolate reductase family protein produces the protein MGNVTISFEMTLDGVFDQMEYWFDENDPGLQRASDELVFGADAVLLGRRSYEFFREYWPAQTDDRGFAAHYNALPKYVASTTLSGPLDWNCTLIEGDLADYTRGLLDQYDSIISHGYGGVAAALVDAGLVDEVQAGIHPFIVGQAEERLRSPHPIGLELLDVRRTDTGIIQARYSPRR, from the coding sequence ATGGGCAACGTGACGATCTCTTTCGAAATGACGCTCGACGGGGTGTTCGACCAGATGGAGTACTGGTTCGACGAGAACGATCCCGGGCTGCAGCGGGCGAGCGACGAACTCGTGTTCGGCGCCGACGCCGTGCTGCTCGGCCGCAGGAGCTACGAGTTCTTCCGCGAGTACTGGCCCGCGCAGACCGACGACCGCGGCTTCGCCGCGCACTACAACGCGCTGCCGAAGTACGTCGCGTCGACGACGCTGAGCGGGCCGCTCGACTGGAACTGCACCCTCATCGAGGGCGACCTCGCCGACTACACACGCGGACTGCTCGACCAATACGACTCGATCATCTCGCACGGCTACGGCGGCGTCGCTGCGGCGCTCGTCGATGCCGGCCTCGTCGACGAGGTGCAGGCCGGCATCCATCCGTTCATCGTGGGGCAGGCCGAGGAGCGGCTCCGCTCGCCGCATCCCATCGGTCTCGAACTGCTCGACGTGCGCCGCACCGACACGGGCATCATCCAGGCAAGGTACTCGCCGCGACGCTGA
- a CDS encoding beta-N-acetylglucosaminidase domain-containing protein, whose translation MMQSIRKTLMATAGVCAVALAGVLMPLPAAAAPPAGELPTVSPTPQSIDRASSDLNVPGRVEVVVDDGTDAAALAALRETLTAHGVDRIDERAKRSGTAPLTIELGATTRADIAAALAGTEVPEHAEGYAIRADRSSGPLGTVALGGVDAAGQFYAVKTLEQLFVPKDDGGYRIAGASVSDFPSMPLRGTIEGFYGNPWTHEERLDQLEFYGDVKANTYIYAPKDDPYHRDKWRDPYPADKLAELGDLVQTATDNHVRFTFALSPGNTVCYSSDGDYQALTGKMQQMYDLGVRAFNIPLDDINLGSWHCDADRTAFGAPSARTAGIAQATFLDRVQKEFIETHEGAYPLQMVPTEYYNTTDSGYKTALRGMDEDVVVMWTGEGVVPQEVTVDQAKKAATVFGGPTFLWDNYPVNDYGQTSGRLLLAPYDKREAGLGEYLAGIVSNPMNQAAASKIAIFGVADFTWNDEAYDAEHNWDQALRFIANGDAATAASLRVFADLNHLAPSFGAPWQPQSPELNARIAAFWESWDAGDKAGAVAGLRSYAVAIADAPDAIRSGPTDPAFLSDASPWLDATKLWGDATVELLDAVQARIDGDQASSDSLAASAKATAAQAAAVVVDPADNTWGKAKVRIADGVLDVFHGRIGFTLAMWDAGDVVNVAPKGTATASSVEVPQFGVANVNDDKATTRWASGYSDDSWVQVKLAEPTVVRGITLNWESACANAYELQTSNDGVTWTTIRTVNDSTCGLDLFTFDEAAPVQYVRMQGIDRKTTWGYSIWEFGIYAAK comes from the coding sequence ATGATGCAATCGATTCGCAAGACGTTGATGGCCACGGCGGGAGTCTGCGCCGTGGCCCTGGCCGGGGTGCTGATGCCGCTCCCGGCCGCCGCCGCGCCACCCGCCGGCGAGCTGCCCACCGTGAGCCCGACCCCGCAGTCGATCGACCGGGCCAGCTCCGACCTGAACGTGCCGGGGCGCGTCGAGGTCGTCGTCGACGACGGCACGGATGCCGCGGCCCTCGCCGCCCTGCGCGAGACGCTCACCGCCCACGGCGTCGACCGCATCGACGAGCGTGCGAAGCGCAGCGGCACCGCCCCGCTCACGATCGAGCTGGGCGCGACGACGCGCGCCGACATCGCGGCGGCGCTCGCCGGCACCGAGGTGCCCGAGCATGCGGAGGGCTACGCGATCCGCGCCGACCGTTCGAGCGGCCCCCTCGGCACCGTCGCCCTCGGCGGCGTCGACGCGGCCGGCCAGTTCTACGCGGTGAAGACGCTCGAGCAGCTCTTCGTACCGAAGGACGACGGCGGCTACCGCATCGCCGGCGCCTCGGTCAGCGACTTCCCGTCGATGCCGCTGCGCGGCACGATCGAGGGCTTCTACGGCAACCCGTGGACCCACGAGGAGCGCCTCGACCAGCTCGAGTTCTACGGCGACGTGAAGGCGAACACCTACATCTACGCGCCGAAGGACGACCCGTACCACCGCGACAAGTGGCGCGACCCGTACCCCGCCGACAAGCTCGCCGAGCTCGGCGACCTCGTGCAGACGGCGACCGACAACCACGTGCGGTTCACGTTCGCCCTCTCCCCCGGCAACACGGTCTGCTACTCCAGCGACGGCGACTACCAGGCGCTGACCGGCAAGATGCAGCAGATGTACGACCTCGGGGTGCGCGCGTTCAACATCCCGCTCGACGACATCAACCTCGGCAGCTGGCACTGCGACGCCGACCGCACCGCGTTCGGCGCACCGAGCGCCCGCACGGCCGGCATCGCGCAGGCCACCTTCCTCGACCGGGTGCAGAAGGAGTTCATCGAGACCCACGAGGGTGCCTACCCGCTGCAGATGGTGCCGACCGAGTACTACAACACGACCGACTCGGGCTACAAGACCGCGCTGCGCGGCATGGACGAGGACGTCGTCGTGATGTGGACCGGCGAGGGCGTCGTGCCCCAGGAGGTCACGGTCGACCAGGCGAAGAAGGCCGCGACCGTGTTCGGCGGCCCGACCTTCCTGTGGGACAACTACCCCGTGAACGACTACGGGCAGACCTCGGGCCGGCTGCTGCTCGCGCCCTACGACAAGCGCGAGGCCGGCCTCGGCGAGTACCTCGCCGGCATCGTCTCGAACCCGATGAACCAGGCCGCCGCGAGCAAGATCGCGATCTTCGGCGTCGCCGACTTCACGTGGAACGACGAGGCGTACGACGCCGAGCACAACTGGGACCAGGCGCTGCGATTCATCGCGAACGGGGATGCCGCGACGGCCGCTTCGCTGCGCGTCTTCGCCGACCTGAACCACCTCGCGCCGAGCTTCGGTGCGCCGTGGCAGCCGCAGTCGCCCGAGCTGAACGCGCGCATCGCGGCGTTCTGGGAGAGCTGGGACGCGGGCGACAAGGCCGGTGCCGTCGCCGGACTGCGTTCGTACGCCGTCGCCATCGCCGACGCACCCGACGCGATCCGCAGCGGGCCGACCGACCCGGCGTTCCTCTCGGACGCGAGCCCCTGGCTCGACGCGACGAAGCTCTGGGGCGACGCGACCGTCGAACTGCTCGACGCCGTGCAGGCGCGCATCGACGGCGACCAGGCGTCGTCCGACTCGCTCGCCGCCTCGGCGAAGGCCACGGCGGCCCAGGCCGCGGCCGTCGTGGTCGACCCGGCCGACAACACATGGGGCAAGGCCAAGGTGCGCATCGCCGACGGCGTGCTCGACGTGTTCCACGGCCGCATCGGGTTCACGCTCGCGATGTGGGACGCCGGCGACGTCGTCAACGTCGCCCCGAAGGGCACGGCGACCGCGTCGAGCGTCGAGGTGCCGCAATTCGGCGTGGCGAACGTCAACGACGACAAGGCGACGACCCGCTGGGCGTCGGGCTACAGCGACGACTCGTGGGTGCAGGTGAAGCTCGCCGAACCGACGGTCGTGCGCGGCATCACCCTCAACTGGGAGTCGGCCTGCGCGAATGCGTACGAGCTGCAGACCTCGAACGACGGGGTGACCTGGACGACGATCCGCACGGTGAACGACTCGACCTGCGGGCTCGACCTCTTCACGTTCGACGAGGCCGCCCCGGTGCAGTACGTGCGCATGCAGGGCATCGACCGCAAGACCACGTGGGGCTACTCGATCTGGGAGTTCGGCATCTACGCGGCGAAGTGA